Proteins co-encoded in one Cupriavidus taiwanensis genomic window:
- a CDS encoding amidohydrolase family protein: MLDLILRHCNLPDGRTGIDIGIADGRIAAVEPALATRAGEEIDAAGQLVTPPFVDAHFHMDSTLSYGLPRVNQSGTLLEGIALWGELKPLLTQDAIVERALAYCDWAVARGLLAIRSHVDVCDPRLLAVEALLHVRERVRPYLDLQLVAFPQDGVLRAPGALANLKRALELGVDVVGGIPQFERTMAQGAESVRLLCELAAQRGLRVDMHCDESDDPLSRHIETLASETVRLGLQGRVAGSHLTSMHSMDNYYVSKLIPLMREAGVAAIANPLINITLQGRHDTYPRRRGMTRVPELMAAGVPVAFGHDCVMDPWYGLGSGDMLEVAHMGLHVAQMTGQEAMRACFDAVTATPARILGLEDYGLAPGCRADLVLLQARDPVEAIRLRATRLRVLRAGKTVATMPAATAALALPGRPAQVDFRRGGGAA; the protein is encoded by the coding sequence ATGCTCGACCTGATCCTGCGGCATTGCAACCTGCCCGACGGGCGCACCGGCATCGACATCGGCATTGCCGACGGGCGCATCGCCGCAGTCGAGCCAGCCCTGGCCACGCGCGCCGGCGAAGAGATCGACGCGGCCGGCCAGCTGGTGACGCCGCCGTTCGTCGACGCGCACTTCCATATGGATTCGACGCTGTCGTACGGGCTGCCGCGCGTGAACCAGTCGGGCACGCTGCTGGAGGGCATTGCGCTGTGGGGCGAGCTCAAGCCGTTGCTGACGCAGGATGCCATCGTCGAGCGCGCGCTTGCCTATTGCGACTGGGCCGTGGCGCGCGGGCTGCTGGCGATCCGCTCGCATGTCGATGTGTGCGATCCGCGCCTGCTGGCGGTGGAGGCGCTGCTGCACGTGCGCGAACGCGTGCGGCCATACCTGGACCTGCAGCTGGTGGCTTTCCCGCAGGACGGCGTGCTGCGCGCGCCCGGCGCGCTCGCCAATCTGAAGCGCGCGCTCGAGCTGGGGGTCGACGTGGTCGGCGGCATTCCGCAGTTCGAGCGCACCATGGCGCAGGGGGCCGAATCGGTGCGGCTGCTGTGCGAGCTGGCGGCGCAGCGCGGCCTGCGCGTCGACATGCATTGCGACGAAAGCGACGATCCGCTGTCGCGCCATATCGAGACCCTTGCCAGCGAAACCGTGCGGCTGGGCCTGCAGGGCAGGGTGGCGGGATCGCACCTGACCTCGATGCATTCGATGGACAACTACTACGTGTCCAAGCTGATCCCGCTGATGCGCGAAGCGGGCGTGGCGGCGATCGCCAATCCGCTGATCAACATCACGCTGCAGGGGCGGCACGACACCTATCCGCGGCGCCGCGGCATGACGCGCGTGCCCGAGCTGATGGCGGCCGGCGTGCCGGTAGCCTTCGGCCACGATTGCGTGATGGACCCGTGGTATGGCCTGGGCTCCGGCGACATGCTGGAAGTCGCGCACATGGGCCTGCACGTGGCGCAGATGACCGGGCAGGAGGCGATGCGCGCCTGCTTCGACGCGGTCACCGCCACGCCGGCGCGCATCCTGGGGCTGGAGGACTATGGCCTGGCGCCGGGCTGCCGCGCCGACCTGGTGCTGCTGCAGGCGCGCGATCCGGTCGAGGCGATCCGGCTGCGCGCCACGCGGCTGCGCGTGCTGCGCGCCGGCAAGACCGTCGCCACCATGCCGGCGGCGACCGCGGCGCTGGCGCTGCCGGGACGGCCGGCGCAGGTGGATTTCCGGCGCGGCGGCGGTGCGGCATAG
- a CDS encoding short-chain fatty acid transporter — MIRASYLCLTVACLVAACGTPPQLAPRPVPPPATHITVDPQAMSRAASAACEPAVAEALQRRYPQPGSVMLLADREQYYQRPNAQTSVNGEGVFEPDDSSAAIGFHYACLYNARTGKVDDVQMRY; from the coding sequence GTGATCCGAGCTTCTTATCTGTGCCTGACGGTTGCGTGCCTGGTGGCGGCCTGCGGGACGCCGCCACAGCTGGCACCGCGCCCGGTGCCGCCGCCCGCCACCCACATTACGGTCGACCCCCAGGCCATGTCGCGCGCGGCATCCGCGGCCTGCGAGCCGGCGGTCGCGGAAGCCCTCCAGCGCCGTTATCCGCAACCCGGCAGTGTCATGCTGCTGGCCGACCGCGAACAGTACTACCAGCGCCCCAACGCGCAGACCTCGGTCAACGGCGAAGGCGTGTTCGAGCCGGACGACAGCTCGGCCGCAATCGGCTTCCACTACGCCTGCCTGTACAACGCGCGCACCGGCAAGGTCGACGATGTCCAGATGCGCTACTGA
- a CDS encoding GGDEF domain-containing protein translates to MALRQRARQLDPGNGTALAAGNGPRRSLQRKLAVATTAGGLCTVVLAALVIAASYGDFAAARQNLYDISAYRDVLDAANTLSAERGPANSVLGEPPLLHSAARERLQAFRARSDAALARLSAPPPVPFGLHGHHLPPLMVERVRERLARARAEIDELAARVPQQRDMDEIRHAIEGMFEVVDALQPAIAWQVRELSVCDDGLAAPALTGKMLGDLREYAGRMASQIMAPVAARQPMPVQSMVDATRSRGRLLALWQLAGPAYDMFGAAPALEQAYADAGHQFFGRGVAMVDSLVAQGRISGNYSMTPTELTNRYVPTLEPLERLRSVFLDEVVAHFTSTRERALRRLAAACGTSALILAVLGYMLVFARRAVFLPLLRARAEVIALAEDRGQPHATPPSGAAMLARRTGQAAEMRRLFDAIDILRRKLRERAALTAQLEQQARTDSLTGLLNRRALELVAARYGAHQHASLVLIDVDRFKQINDRHGHAAGDQVLRDIAAQMRALVPAEGVLARFGGEEFALWLPHGRPGEAAALAETLRAAVAARPVYLSGTTRLGVTASFGVAIGHGGASHWQRLFGAADAAMYRAKADGRNCVREAQDLEGMPAR, encoded by the coding sequence ATGGCCCTGCGGCAACGTGCCCGACAGCTTGATCCCGGCAACGGCACTGCGCTGGCCGCCGGCAACGGACCGCGCCGCAGCCTGCAGCGCAAACTGGCGGTGGCCACCACGGCGGGCGGCCTGTGCACGGTGGTGCTGGCCGCGCTGGTGATCGCCGCCTCGTACGGCGACTTCGCCGCAGCCCGGCAGAACCTGTACGACATCTCGGCGTACCGCGACGTGCTGGACGCGGCCAACACGCTTTCCGCCGAACGCGGCCCGGCCAACAGCGTGCTGGGCGAGCCTCCCTTACTCCACAGCGCCGCGCGCGAGCGCCTGCAGGCGTTCCGCGCCCGCAGCGACGCCGCGCTGGCACGGCTGTCGGCGCCGCCGCCCGTCCCCTTCGGCCTGCACGGCCACCACCTGCCGCCGCTGATGGTCGAGCGCGTGCGCGAGCGCCTGGCGCGGGCGCGCGCCGAGATCGACGAGCTCGCCGCGCGCGTGCCGCAGCAGCGCGACATGGACGAAATCCGCCACGCCATCGAAGGCATGTTCGAGGTCGTCGACGCACTGCAGCCTGCCATCGCCTGGCAGGTGCGCGAGCTTTCCGTTTGCGATGACGGGCTGGCCGCGCCCGCGCTGACCGGCAAGATGCTGGGCGACCTGCGCGAGTATGCGGGGCGCATGGCGTCGCAGATCATGGCACCGGTGGCAGCGCGCCAGCCGATGCCGGTGCAGAGCATGGTCGACGCGACCCGCTCGCGTGGACGGCTGCTGGCGCTGTGGCAGCTGGCCGGGCCGGCTTACGACATGTTCGGCGCGGCGCCGGCGCTGGAGCAGGCTTATGCCGACGCCGGCCACCAGTTCTTCGGCCGCGGCGTGGCCATGGTCGACAGCCTGGTCGCGCAGGGGCGCATCTCGGGCAACTACTCGATGACGCCCACCGAACTGACCAACCGCTACGTGCCCACGCTGGAGCCGCTGGAGCGGCTGCGCAGCGTGTTCCTGGACGAAGTGGTGGCGCATTTCACCAGCACGCGCGAGCGCGCGCTGCGCCGGCTCGCGGCCGCGTGCGGCACTTCGGCGCTGATCCTCGCGGTGCTGGGCTACATGCTGGTGTTCGCGCGGCGCGCGGTGTTCCTGCCGCTGCTGCGCGCGCGGGCGGAGGTGATCGCGCTGGCCGAGGACCGCGGCCAGCCGCACGCGACCCCGCCATCGGGGGCCGCCATGCTGGCCAGGCGCACCGGCCAGGCCGCCGAGATGCGGCGCCTGTTCGATGCCATCGACATCCTGCGCCGCAAGCTGCGCGAGCGCGCCGCGCTGACCGCGCAACTGGAGCAGCAGGCTCGCACCGACAGCCTTACCGGCCTGCTGAACCGGCGTGCGCTGGAACTGGTGGCGGCCCGCTACGGCGCGCACCAGCACGCCAGCCTGGTGCTGATCGACGTCGACCGCTTCAAGCAGATCAATGACCGCCACGGCCACGCCGCCGGCGACCAGGTGTTGCGCGACATCGCCGCGCAGATGCGCGCGCTGGTGCCGGCCGAGGGCGTGCTGGCCCGCTTCGGCGGCGAGGAGTTTGCGCTGTGGCTGCCGCACGGGCGGCCCGGCGAAGCCGCGGCGCTGGCCGAGACGCTGCGCGCGGCCGTCGCGGCGCGGCCGGTCTACCTGTCCGGCACCACCCGGCTTGGCGTGACCGCCAGCTTCGGCGTCGCCATCGGCCACGGCGGTGCGAGCCACTGGCAGCGCCTGTTCGGCGCGGCCGACGCAGCCATGTACCGCGCCAAGGCGGACGGGCGCAATTGCGTGCGCGAGGCGCAGGACCTGGAGGGGATGCCGGCGCGATGA
- a CDS encoding short-chain fatty acid transporter: MNKIAGFFTELMRRYLPDPFVFAIGLTLLTMALAVLVQGQAAPAVIASWGKGFWNLLAFTTQMAVILAMGYVLATAPLTDRMLDRIVGAVHTPRTAIIVATLVGGIGSYLNWGFGLVIGGIIAKKLALKVRGVHYPLIIASAYSGFTLYGLGLSASIPVLISTPGHPMEKAMGVIPLSETIFSTPMLLTSLAVIVTLPLLNAWLHPRHPAEVVEIRREQEPARTEAGPAHSIGGKDTLAGRLNHSRILSLAIGLCGMAYAVIYFTQGGSLDLNLINFLILFGGVLLLGTPVNYVAKLNEGIKTISGIILQYPFYAGIMAIMAGSGLVDTISRVFVDIATPQTLPFWGLVSSFVINFFAPSGGGHWVIQGPFMVDAAKAINSSVSQTSMSVMLGNAWNDLVQPFWILPALALSKLNLKDVMGYTVIMMFWVGLIYIAAMLMWGAQIA; the protein is encoded by the coding sequence ATGAACAAGATCGCCGGGTTCTTCACCGAACTCATGCGCCGGTACCTGCCGGATCCCTTTGTATTTGCCATCGGCCTGACGCTGCTGACCATGGCGCTGGCAGTGCTGGTGCAGGGGCAGGCGGCGCCGGCGGTGATCGCCAGCTGGGGCAAGGGCTTCTGGAACCTGCTGGCCTTCACCACGCAGATGGCCGTGATCCTGGCGATGGGCTACGTGCTGGCCACCGCGCCGCTGACCGACCGCATGCTGGACCGCATCGTCGGCGCCGTGCATACGCCGCGCACCGCAATTATCGTCGCCACGCTGGTGGGCGGCATCGGCAGCTACCTGAACTGGGGCTTCGGCCTGGTCATCGGCGGCATCATCGCCAAGAAGCTGGCGCTCAAGGTCCGCGGCGTGCATTACCCGCTGATCATCGCTTCGGCATACAGCGGCTTCACGCTGTACGGCCTGGGCCTGTCGGCCAGCATTCCGGTGCTGATCTCGACCCCGGGGCACCCGATGGAAAAAGCCATGGGCGTGATTCCGCTGTCGGAGACCATCTTCTCGACGCCGATGCTGCTGACGAGCCTGGCGGTGATCGTCACGCTGCCGCTGCTCAACGCCTGGCTGCACCCGCGCCATCCGGCCGAAGTGGTCGAGATCCGCCGCGAGCAGGAACCGGCGCGGACCGAGGCCGGCCCGGCGCACAGCATCGGCGGCAAGGACACCCTGGCCGGGCGCCTGAACCACAGCCGCATCCTGAGCCTGGCGATCGGACTGTGCGGCATGGCCTATGCCGTCATCTACTTCACCCAGGGCGGCTCGCTGGACCTGAACCTGATCAACTTCCTGATCCTGTTCGGCGGGGTGCTGCTGCTGGGCACGCCGGTCAACTACGTGGCCAAGCTCAACGAAGGCATCAAGACCATTTCCGGCATCATCCTGCAGTATCCGTTCTATGCAGGCATCATGGCGATCATGGCCGGTTCGGGTCTGGTGGATACCATCTCGCGCGTGTTCGTCGACATCGCCACGCCGCAGACGCTGCCGTTCTGGGGGCTGGTCAGTTCCTTCGTGATCAACTTCTTCGCGCCGTCGGGCGGCGGCCACTGGGTGATCCAGGGGCCGTTCATGGTCGATGCCGCCAAGGCCATCAACAGCTCGGTCAGCCAGACGTCGATGTCGGTGATGCTCGGCAACGCCTGGAACGACCTGGTGCAGCCGTTCTGGATCCTGCCCGCGCTGGCGCTGTCGAAGCTGAACCTGAAGGACGTGATGGGCTACACCGTGATCATGATGTTCTGGGTTGGCCTGATCTATATCGCTGCGATGCTGATGTGGGGCGCGCAGATTGCCTGA
- a CDS encoding URC4/urg3 family protein, translating into MTRYPEDSAGNEGHGNGWLSPVPEGHPAAALLCAEAVRTHCAAVTEHVASGASERFTWHPDRVHAIADYVASTIRQRYPDLQVPYHSRWRHFESGGGDQRTDRWQVLCERAALSGPEHREERARIGIDLVIPSVLLDAGAGPEWRYRDPASDAVLTRSEGLGAASFDLFARGGFSAAPGDPLRADAERLQRIDADSIAHAFQVAQHNPLVGLEGRAGLLRRLGEVMDATPALFGRPARLGNLYDYLKAHAVGGQLDAGFLLRTLLVGLGPVWPGRIVVEGVSLGDCWRHPAAPGGLVPFHKLTQWLTYSLLEPLEDAGLTVTGLDALTGLPEYRNGGLLYDFELMVPRDPGFAAEPHAVDEPVIVEWRALTVSGLDLVADCVRQALGLEEAQFPLARVLEGGTWAAGRRIAAKRRPGGAPPFAITSDGTVF; encoded by the coding sequence ATGACGAGGTATCCCGAGGACAGTGCCGGCAACGAAGGCCATGGCAACGGCTGGCTGAGCCCGGTGCCCGAAGGGCATCCCGCGGCGGCGCTGCTGTGCGCCGAGGCGGTGCGCACCCATTGCGCGGCAGTTACCGAACACGTGGCCAGCGGCGCGTCCGAGCGCTTCACCTGGCACCCGGACCGCGTGCATGCGATTGCCGATTACGTCGCCAGCACCATCCGGCAGCGCTATCCGGACCTGCAGGTGCCGTACCACAGCCGCTGGCGCCACTTCGAAAGCGGCGGGGGCGACCAGCGCACGGACCGCTGGCAGGTGCTGTGCGAGCGCGCCGCCCTGAGCGGGCCCGAACACCGCGAGGAGCGCGCCCGCATCGGCATCGACCTGGTGATTCCCAGCGTGCTGCTGGATGCGGGCGCCGGCCCGGAATGGCGCTACCGCGATCCGGCCAGCGACGCGGTGCTGACGCGCTCGGAAGGGCTGGGCGCGGCCAGCTTCGACCTGTTCGCGCGCGGCGGCTTTTCGGCGGCGCCGGGCGATCCACTGCGCGCGGATGCCGAGCGGCTGCAGCGCATCGACGCCGACAGCATTGCCCACGCCTTCCAGGTCGCGCAGCACAACCCGCTGGTGGGGCTGGAAGGCCGCGCCGGGCTGCTGCGCCGGCTGGGCGAGGTGATGGACGCGACCCCGGCGCTGTTCGGCCGGCCGGCGCGGCTCGGCAACCTCTATGACTACCTGAAGGCGCACGCCGTCGGCGGCCAGCTCGATGCCGGCTTCCTGCTGCGCACCTTGCTGGTGGGGCTCGGCCCGGTGTGGCCGGGGCGCATCGTGGTCGAGGGCGTGTCGCTGGGCGACTGCTGGCGCCACCCGGCGGCGCCGGGCGGGCTGGTGCCGTTCCACAAGCTGACCCAGTGGCTGACCTATTCGCTGCTGGAGCCGCTCGAGGACGCCGGCCTGACCGTGACCGGCCTGGATGCGCTGACCGGCCTGCCCGAGTACCGTAACGGCGGCCTGCTGTACGACTTCGAGCTGATGGTGCCGCGCGACCCGGGCTTCGCCGCCGAGCCGCACGCGGTGGATGAGCCCGTCATCGTCGAATGGCGCGCGCTGACCGTCAGCGGCCTGGACCTGGTGGCCGACTGCGTGCGCCAGGCGCTGGGCCTGGAGGAAGCGCAGTTCCCGCTGGCGCGCGTGCTCGAAGGCGGCACCTGGGCGGCGGGACGGCGCATCGCCGCCAAGCGCCGGCCCGGCGGCGCGCCGCCGTTTGCCATCACCAGCGACGGCACGGTCTTCTGA
- a CDS encoding MBL fold metallo-hydrolase — MTTTETSGNRPANPTPLLRTAASLLVVRDAPAGMEVLLVRRVERANDRSSGAYVFPGGTLDAQDRHLHAHAHGLDDVLASERLGLPASGLDFYLAAVRECFEEAGLLFACDHQGHLRAPHELDAAQQSLLREAVQRGGPGLAQACEQLGLRLAADRLAYHSYWLTPPGLPKRFDTRFFVAIAPEGQLAVPDGTEIVEHRWVRPAEAADPASGLPMMHVTRRTLGSIAQFETAAACFAYFSQLRGIACIMPRLANGAAGVRPVMPNEPCYAEIGRIDPDGKVHGRYELAPGVPVQLSQRVWRVTANNGSVMTGPGTNTYLVGGGARNEWAVIDPGPDDGEHVRAILDAAPGPIRWILATHTHLDHSPAAAALQAATGATVLGRAAPTGPWQDATFAPQRELRHGERLALADDCTLRVCHTPGHASNHLCYLLEEEKTLFTGDHVMQGSTVVIGPPDGDMRAYLDSLAALQEEDLEWLAPGHGFLIARPQDAIRILVRHRLQREAKVAAALRELGPAALGELVLRVYDDVPARMHPVAQRSLLAHLLKLRDEGKAQEADGVWSEAAG, encoded by the coding sequence ATGACAACTACAGAGACAAGCGGCAACCGCCCCGCCAATCCCACCCCACTGCTGCGCACGGCCGCCAGCCTGCTGGTGGTGCGCGACGCGCCCGCCGGCATGGAAGTGCTGCTGGTGCGCCGCGTCGAACGCGCCAACGACCGCAGCAGCGGCGCCTATGTTTTTCCCGGTGGCACCCTCGATGCGCAAGACCGGCACCTGCACGCTCACGCCCACGGCCTGGATGACGTGCTCGCCAGCGAACGCCTGGGCCTGCCGGCCAGCGGCCTGGACTTTTACCTGGCCGCGGTGCGCGAATGCTTCGAAGAGGCCGGCCTGCTGTTCGCCTGCGACCATCAAGGGCACCTGCGCGCGCCGCACGAACTGGACGCCGCCCAGCAGTCCCTGCTGCGCGAGGCCGTGCAACGCGGCGGCCCCGGGCTGGCCCAGGCCTGCGAGCAACTGGGCCTGCGTCTGGCGGCGGACCGCCTTGCTTATCACAGCTACTGGCTGACACCGCCCGGCCTGCCCAAGCGTTTCGACACCCGCTTCTTCGTCGCCATCGCTCCCGAAGGCCAGCTGGCCGTGCCCGACGGCACCGAGATCGTCGAGCACCGCTGGGTGCGCCCGGCCGAGGCCGCCGACCCGGCCAGCGGCCTGCCGATGATGCATGTCACCCGCCGCACGCTGGGTTCGATCGCGCAGTTCGAGACCGCCGCCGCCTGCTTTGCGTATTTTTCGCAACTGCGCGGCATCGCCTGCATCATGCCGCGGCTGGCGAACGGCGCGGCCGGGGTGCGCCCGGTGATGCCGAACGAGCCGTGCTACGCCGAGATCGGCCGCATCGATCCCGACGGCAAGGTGCACGGCCGCTACGAGCTTGCACCCGGCGTGCCGGTGCAACTGTCGCAGCGGGTATGGCGCGTCACCGCCAACAACGGCAGCGTGATGACCGGCCCGGGCACCAACACCTACCTGGTCGGCGGCGGCGCGCGCAATGAATGGGCCGTGATCGATCCGGGCCCGGACGATGGCGAGCATGTGCGCGCCATCCTGGACGCGGCGCCCGGCCCGATCCGCTGGATCCTCGCCACGCACACGCACCTGGACCATTCGCCGGCGGCGGCGGCATTGCAGGCCGCCACCGGCGCCACCGTGCTCGGACGCGCCGCACCCACCGGCCCCTGGCAGGACGCCACCTTCGCGCCGCAGCGCGAACTGCGGCACGGCGAGCGCCTGGCCCTGGCCGACGACTGCACGCTGCGGGTCTGCCACACCCCGGGCCATGCGTCCAACCACCTCTGCTACCTGCTCGAGGAAGAAAAGACGCTCTTCACCGGCGACCACGTGATGCAGGGCTCGACGGTGGTGATCGGTCCGCCCGATGGCGACATGCGCGCCTACCTCGACTCGCTCGCGGCGCTGCAGGAAGAAGACCTGGAGTGGCTGGCGCCGGGGCACGGCTTCCTGATCGCACGCCCGCAGGATGCCATCCGCATCCTGGTGCGCCACCGCCTGCAGCGCGAGGCCAAGGTCGCCGCCGCGCTGCGCGAACTCGGCCCTGCCGCGCTCGGCGAACTGGTGCTGCGCGTCTATGACGATGTGCCGGCGCGCATGCATCCGGTGGCGCAGCGCTCGCTGCTGGCGCACCTGCTCAAGCTGCGCGACGAAGGCAAGGCGCAGGAGGCGGATGGGGTCTGGTCGGAAGCCGCGGGCTGA
- a CDS encoding TetR/AcrR family transcriptional regulator: MDPRAGLAPTLRAPTARVAAGGRIRQENQAMILRAAEHVFARAGFAGATMAEIAMRAGVPKSNLHYYFRTKQALYRAVLAHTLQLWLSEADVIRAELPPQVALEQYIRAKMRLSASHPDASRVFANELLHGAPEIGEVLRHALRELVSRKAAVVQQWIDRGQMAPVDPQHLFFTIWAATQTYADFEAQVCAVLGISRLQPQDYAHATEHVVVMLLRGCGLAPVPLA, from the coding sequence ATGGACCCGCGCGCCGGCCTCGCGCCGACACTGCGCGCGCCGACCGCGCGCGTGGCGGCTGGCGGCCGCATCCGGCAGGAGAACCAGGCCATGATCCTGCGCGCGGCCGAACATGTGTTTGCGCGCGCCGGGTTTGCCGGCGCCACCATGGCGGAGATCGCCATGCGCGCGGGCGTGCCCAAGTCGAACCTGCATTACTACTTCCGCACCAAGCAGGCGCTGTACCGGGCGGTGCTCGCGCACACGCTGCAGCTGTGGCTGTCGGAAGCCGACGTGATCCGCGCCGAACTGCCGCCGCAGGTGGCGCTGGAGCAGTACATCCGCGCCAAGATGCGGCTCTCGGCCAGCCATCCGGATGCGTCGCGGGTGTTCGCCAACGAACTGCTGCACGGCGCGCCCGAGATCGGCGAGGTGCTGCGCCATGCCTTGCGCGAACTGGTGTCGCGCAAGGCCGCGGTGGTGCAGCAGTGGATCGACCGCGGCCAGATGGCGCCGGTCGATCCGCAGCACCTGTTCTTCACCATCTGGGCCGCCACGCAGACCTACGCGGACTTTGAAGCGCAGGTGTGCGCGGTGCTGGGTATCAGCCGGCTGCAGCCGCAGGACTATGCGCATGCCACCGAGCACGTGGTGGTGATGCTGCTGCGCGGCTGCGGCCTGGCGCCGGTGCCGCTGGCCTGA
- a CDS encoding hydrolase — protein MRQRQPLSGKFARARAAEHSRLTLAGHLTYAQAHRAGSYNVPKVVAMTVVLSSSTEREAGTSPGWHGCAAHPGIVHHHLHFCAMLAMLMCALAHADEALPDFQGPSASDLPLQASLALADPADPADPTQPAQVFGQPADGSDASGWMVQPLEPVVVEYAAVPAPSSSSSSSTLPRASGAGPDDDAPGVAAVDRETASMPERGRRLSLHLDDITAASGFADHRMRAMALAVDAVVPRAGGLTIQPRLQLAYQPGMSADPNKLSDTMPGDASATGIGVRLYGAQPTRLAGIYPFVEADWWQESRKQVININGTKIDADLLRGLFSFNIGAHGNTKTGVKLWFKVRAGRNPSGTVGARYRW, from the coding sequence TTGCGCCAGCGGCAGCCGCTCTCCGGCAAGTTCGCGCGGGCGCGCGCAGCCGAACATTCGCGGCTAACGCTGGCGGGGCATTTGACCTATGCTCAAGCTCATCGGGCAGGCTCTTATAACGTCCCGAAGGTGGTTGCCATGACTGTGGTCTTGTCATCATCGACAGAGAGGGAGGCGGGGACCAGCCCCGGATGGCACGGCTGTGCCGCGCATCCCGGCATCGTCCACCATCACCTGCATTTCTGCGCCATGCTGGCCATGCTGATGTGTGCGCTGGCCCACGCGGACGAAGCCTTGCCGGATTTCCAGGGCCCGTCTGCCTCTGACCTGCCGCTGCAGGCCAGCCTCGCGCTAGCGGATCCGGCGGATCCGGCGGATCCGACGCAACCGGCGCAGGTTTTTGGGCAACCGGCCGACGGCTCCGACGCGAGCGGCTGGATGGTCCAGCCGCTCGAGCCGGTGGTGGTCGAATACGCGGCCGTGCCCGCGCCATCCTCATCCTCGTCTTCTTCCACCTTGCCGCGCGCCAGCGGCGCCGGGCCCGATGACGATGCCCCCGGTGTTGCCGCCGTGGACCGCGAGACCGCCTCCATGCCGGAGCGTGGGCGTCGCCTGTCGCTGCATCTCGATGACATCACCGCTGCCAGCGGTTTTGCCGACCATCGCATGCGCGCCATGGCGCTCGCGGTTGATGCCGTGGTGCCGCGCGCGGGCGGGCTGACCATCCAGCCGCGGCTGCAGCTGGCCTACCAGCCCGGCATGAGCGCGGACCCGAACAAGTTGTCGGACACCATGCCCGGCGATGCCAGCGCCACCGGCATCGGCGTGCGCCTTTACGGCGCGCAGCCGACGCGGCTGGCCGGCATCTATCCGTTCGTCGAGGCCGACTGGTGGCAGGAAAGCCGCAAGCAGGTCATCAATATCAACGGCACCAAGATCGATGCCGACCTGCTGCGCGGACTGTTCTCGTTCAATATCGGCGCGCATGGCAATACCAAGACCGGCGTGAAGCTGTGGTTCAAGGTCCGGGCCGGGCGCAACCCGAGCGGCACCGTCGGCGCGAGATATCGGTGGTAG
- the upp gene encoding uracil phosphoribosyltransferase, producing the protein MNDMSAVPAVEPGEPDPADLACLSGVMVVDHPLVQHKVTLVRSEETTTDNFRRLVREISQLLTYEATRDLAMETIAIRTPIAATQSRVLSGKKLCLVSILRAGNGFIDGMLDLLPAARVGHIGLYRDPETLEPIEYYFKMPEDIQERMVIVVDPMLATGNSAIAALNRLREAGVTTMKYVCLIASRPGLRALRAAHPDVGIVTAAIDETLNEHGYIVPGLGDAGDRLYGTR; encoded by the coding sequence ATGAACGACATGTCCGCTGTTCCCGCAGTCGAGCCCGGCGAGCCGGATCCCGCCGACCTTGCCTGCCTGTCCGGGGTGATGGTGGTCGACCATCCGCTGGTGCAGCACAAGGTCACGCTGGTGCGCAGCGAGGAGACCACCACCGACAACTTCCGCCGCCTGGTGCGCGAGATCAGCCAGCTGCTGACCTACGAGGCCACGCGCGACCTGGCGATGGAGACCATCGCGATCCGCACGCCGATCGCGGCCACGCAGTCGCGCGTGCTGTCCGGCAAGAAGCTGTGCCTGGTGTCGATCCTGCGCGCGGGCAACGGCTTTATCGATGGCATGCTCGACCTGCTGCCGGCGGCGCGCGTCGGGCATATCGGCCTGTACCGCGACCCCGAGACGCTGGAGCCGATCGAGTATTACTTCAAGATGCCTGAGGACATCCAGGAACGCATGGTGATCGTGGTCGACCCGATGCTGGCCACCGGCAATTCGGCCATCGCCGCGCTGAACCGGCTCAGGGAGGCCGGTGTCACCACCATGAAGTATGTATGCCTGATCGCCTCGCGCCCGGGCCTGCGCGCCCTGCGCGCCGCGCATCCGGACGTCGGCATCGTCACCGCGGCCATCGACGAGACCCTCAACGAGCACGGCTATATCGTGCCCGGCCTGGGCGACGCCGGCGACCGCCTGTACGGCACGCGCTGA